The genomic segment TGGAACCGACTTGCCTTCTGTGTGGATTGGGAAACGAATCCAGGGATCACTTGTTCTTTGAATGTGCTTACTCCTCATCTATCTGGTCTGAGATGGTAAGAAAAATGGGGCTCTCCCCTCCTCCTCTGCAATGGGACCGAATTATCCAGTGGCTAACCTCCGCCAGCTCTTCTGCCATCATCTCCCTTGCTCTATTACAAGCGTGGCAAGCCTGCATCTACGAAATTTGGAATGAACGGAATCGCCGTTGTCACGAAGGTATTACCCTCCAGTTCAGCATTATTGCTCGGAAAATTTGCTTGGTCATCAAGAACAAGTCTATAGCCCTCCGAAATTTGTCAACAAAGAAAGGAGAAGCTCTAGAGGTCTTTTGGTCTGTACGCTGAGTACCTCTgggtgtgtttgtttctttcctcttACTCTTTCTCTTCCGTTCATTCTGGTTTAGTGAGACTgttttcactctctctctctctctatttctcttcGAGAATTCATCTCTAGTGCCCCTATACCAGAAATTCATTTCTGCATTACCCCCACTTAATCTCACTACCCTTTTTTTAATGAATGGACGAAACTATCcctcttaaattttttaaagaatagttgtaccatatatcCCCTAGTTGCACCTCGCatagttgtaccatatatccccttgttgtaccagttgcaccctagttgtaccagttgcaccctagttgtaccagttgcaccctagttgtaccagttgtacCGCGCATAGTGGGATTCGAACTCTAGGCGCGCGCGTGCGCATGGAGTTTGCAACCACTGAGCTACTGTGTTTTTCGTTGAATAATTactgatttaattatatttaacctaaaACAATCTTCATTAAATGTAATATtgtccttttaccattgagggagttttgagaatttgttttgataaaaaggGTGTTATGAGATTTTAgctcatttctcttctttactGTTGGTTCCATCGGTTCTTGTTTGATTCCTTGTATTTATTAactccttttatttataaaaagaccctttaaccaaaaaaaaaaaaaaaaaaatctcttttgttGGTACTGACTCTCACGATGAGCCCAGCCCAAATGAAGCCAGTAAGTCTCCAAATAATAACCTCAGTTTCTAAGGCTCATTCACGGTCTAATAGTTTAGTTTGCTATTTGAAGTCTTTACCAAATACAATTCCCAATTAGATCTAGTTTAAAGATTTTGaccccaattttttttcatcaaatctTGGAATTAAACCAATACTCTTACAACTTCGCTTACGAAAATGATGAAATTTATACTATGTAGCTTCCCTTTTTGGCCATCCAATGGTCATCAGGCTAAACTAATCTatctatattttaatacataataCATAAGTTCAAACTCCTTCCTCTGTAGCCACTCCACTCAACGAGCTTGAACCATAGTTGCAGTATACTGAATCAATTGATCTTTCCACTGGCGAAATCTGATATCAGCTTCACAATGTGTTTAGGGTTCTCAACGTGTGGAAGATGACCGGAATCTGGTACTTCTCGGAAAACCGCATTTGCTAGCTCACACAACAATTtctgcattttgtttgataacaTTAAGAAACTGTTTAACTGATTTTTTGACGTTTGGATTAAAGGAAACTTACAACTGAGAGCTGGTTGCTGACAATCTGATCGTTCTCACTGCATACAACAAGCGTCTTATGGTCGATCTGTGCGCGTGTtacaaccaaaacacacaaacaaaatcataaaatatttaagctGATTTGCCTTTTTGTTAAGTTGAATAACTATGTGAAGTGTTTTTTGTTACGAGTTTGATGTGTGACGCAACGTTATAGCCTCCGCTAATCATAAAATCGACCATAGCATCCTCCCACCATGGCATTTGACAATGTAACCGGCCAATCTACACGAAAGCAGATTCATTTCTAAATCATTTcgatatatgaaaaaaaaaaaagtaaatggaGTTATGATCTTACATTAGTCCAATCTATGTTCTCGGATAAGGGTGAGGAACAAAAGGCTAACACGTTGGCCAAAAGGCGCAGAGGGAATGACTTCAACAACTTAACCTGAATGAACAACAACCATATTATAATACAAACGTTAACTATCGAGTATAACAAGAGTCGTTCTCGGACAAACCCCGGCGTAAGCAACGGATATTGGTAACTCTTTAAGCCGACCAGTTCCTTCGGAATACGCATTGGCGTTAATGAGAACCAATTTATCAACCTGAAAAGCGCGGAAATAATCAGATTTAGTGAGTGAGCTTTTCGAGATGATGTTTAATCCAAAATAGTTTGTTTGTGATAAACTGGCCGAAACTTACAGCTTCCGGGTAAGTAGCAGTGAAATCAACAGCTACGGTTGCTCCTAAGCTTGGTCCAACTAAAATCATTGGTCGTTTGATATATGTTTTCCAAAGCtaaaaattcaaaccaaataaCAGAATCAACCACCGGGGAAAACCCATACCACATATAACATCAGGTAAGTATTACAGGAAATAGGCGACAGAGGATCACTAAATTAACGATCACATAATAATGGACCAAGTGCATAGTCGCTAATTTGGCATTGTATCACTAATTAGTTACCAAGCAACAAAATatatctccaaaatcatggAGAAATTTCAAGGACTAGACAATCCCAACGTGCCACAACTTTATATCCGTTGTCATTTAGTGACGACACAAATTTGTATTCGTCGATTAAATCCAATTTAGTGTATAGTTAGTTGTCCCCagaaatataaatgatttagCAGTTGATTTCATTCATTGCGTAACACAGTTTTTTACttgtagaaaattaaattaattaatagtaCTGACCTCGAATAAATGATGTCGCTTAGTTGCTGCATCACATGGTGGAAGTACCTCTACAATGCCACTAAATTAGTGAGTTCTTGACTGATTGTGACTcatcctttttatatatattgatatctTTTTGTATCAATCAAAAATcgattaaattattaaaaatatttattaaattattgagttcatatatatatattctaaaaatccATTTCTCAAGAATCTTgattaatttgtgtaaaaatgTAAATCTTACGAAGATCTGAGAAGCCCCAACCAAGAACATCAACAGCCCAAGTCTCAAGACAAGCTTGTTCAAGCAGAGGATGTGTCCTTCTCCATTCTAAACACGAACTAAGTgccaaagaaacaaacaaaaaaaaaatccaacataAAAGGATTAAAATCTCAGTAAAATTCAGACACAGTGAGTTCGTAAAACTTTATATTGCCggtaaaaatattcaaaaaaaaaaaaaacctgtcgAAACAGTGGAGAAGAACAACGGGACTTTTGTCATGTAATTGAACAAGTGGCTTGATGCAGCTACTCATTACATTGCCTCTAAAGTTTCCCATCTGCAACAACATacgttttcattttctttcacaacaaaactagaaaatgcaattgagagagagagagaagaagaagaagaacctgaagAGGAACAGGAACTCGTACGATCCTTTGAGCTAAAGCTCTTGCAAATGGGTCTCTTATGTTCTGTACCTCCTTCGGAAGAAACGCCGGAAACCCATCTCCGTTCGCCGTTACCCGTTGCCGGAATCTCGTCGCCGGAGGTGGTGGAGAGACCATGTTCAAGCTACCCATCATTTCTCACTCCAAGAAAGTTGTGTGTTAAAATCTGTGgtggttatttgattttttctgtGACATTAAAGAGAGTAAACTATTTATAGAAAAGAGTGTTATGTTTGGACAATAACCAAAATGCAATTGCAGCTACCCAACTTtgtcatttaaatttacttttattttggttcttttttttgaaatgacCACACAAGTTTTTCTGACAATTCACACGCTTTCTAGTTTTGAAGGCTTAAAGACAAAAGAGAGTAAAACCACAGCaacaaataacattttaaaaagtcgccgtacataataataatatcttccAAATAGTAATTTCTtggagaatttgttagaaatgtcatttttttgcatattccttttcaaaaatatctcttttttaaacatttttatttttgttattttttacacaactacactatgttaaattaaaatttaaaatttgttttttagatttgggTTTCCAATTTACATTTAGAGTTTAGTTTTTAAGGGATAGGATTTAGTATTTGCggtttagagtttataattttgttattttatatattaaaaaggggtatttttaaaaagtgaccTATTAACATTACCAtgaaaagggtatttttgaaaagtgacaccatgaaaaggtattttaaaaaaactcccTCCAAAACATTCCCTAATTACATTTACACAACAACATAAGTTTAATCTAATTCACTAACAAACCTGTTAACGTTACCTCCACTTGTGTAGTGGAATGTTACTTAGTCACTATAACATTACAATATTCACACATACATGGCACACCATTGTTTCTTAGATCAACTAGGACAGAAAATAAAGCATTGGGTTGAACTCTTCTTTAGTGTCAAGATAATAGctataaaaatcctatatatattataaattttattttatgagcTATGATAAATTACCCCATTTGCTGCATTGTACTTCTGCCACTTGTTTACATTTAAAAAcgctttataaataaataaattattaaataaaaagtattcaaatctttaatttcattttctttattttaactAAGTATgatttcttatataattttttttttggtgtgaaaaagcttatataatattttaagctGCATTTTTTATAAGTATTAAAAGTCATTGATCAAgtcatatatcaaattttagttttgcTCTCACCCTATTGGTGGgaaattgttttagttttactattatttatcaatattaaatatgaaattttcactgataattttattttaactatataaatagCCTACATTGATCTCTCTGATATTGTTTTTCTATAAAACACAAGTAAATCATTAACAACAAGATTAAATCAAGTGAAATCCacaattcaaatttatatattattatttaatttgtgaatttaaatatttaacaatatgtaattaaaaattatgacagcattaaatcatttattatttgaaatattatacaAGGAATCGATAGGTGGTATATGAATGAGATTTGAATACATTTTGTATTTAATcaataaatgatatataaagtGAGTTTTAATAGCAAAcaaattttttcttaaagaatttttattttagccAATAAATCTTtctaagaattttattttacaaaaaaagaacataattatcttttttggtCAAGAAAGAACATAATTATATGTATTAACAACACAGTATAAGTATAACCTATACGAGCAACTCATCATTCTTTGAATAGAAGTTTCTAACACCAAAGTCATTTACATGAGAaaactgttttaattttttgggcagaaaatatgagaaaaattAAGTTTCATTTTTTGAGAAAAGATGAGAAAAGTTTCATTACAGAATTAGTAATGCAAATCAGCAACTACTTAATTCGGTTGTTATTTCTTCAAGCTTTATATTATAACAACCGAATTAAGTAGTtgctgatttattttttttcgtcCATTTTGCTATGTATTTGCTCAAATTATTTCAataaatcatatacatatattggCTATCAAAGTGATGAGAGAAAAATGCAAATtccaagaaaacaaaccaatacaAATATAAGGACGAATCATTTTATATACAACATAGCAAgtaatcaaaattcaaaataaaaataaaaaatgaaattataaaatcagaCATGTATACATTTTGATTCAGACAGACTATGAAGGATGAAGATTATAAAAGGGGAGGGTTTACAACGTAAGAAAAACAACTTTCAGTCTTTCACCACTCATTTTTCTCTGGATCTCTTTTTCATCTAAAATTGCGTATTATTTAGCATGACCAAGTGTCTTATCTACGAAAGCTTTGACCTTAATTCTTTTCTAcgattataataataaacacaCCGAATTTAAcatccacgaccacgacaacAACAGTTATGTATAAAGAACTACTAATTCAAGGAAATGTGCTTATTACCTTTAAAAGAATAACATACATGATATGTTTATTTACTCCAGACGAACTTGGTACCATTGAACAGAACCTACTTCTCCATGAATTTCAAGTTCACATACAGCTTTGACCAAGAAATCGACCGCATCATCAAGGTCATCGAACCTAGCCAGGTCTGGTGGCAAAAACTCCACCGGCCAATTCTCGAGCCACCCTCTGAGCTTAGCCTTGAGTTCGTCTTCCGACACAAACTGCTCATCTTGTCCTGCCTCTAATAGTACGTACGTCTCCGAGTTTGAATGTacccttcttctccttgttgCACAAACctaaattatttcattaaaCTCATTTGGTTCAAAATAGGATGAATGTAATCAAACcgtaatttagaaaattatattggtAACTGCGTACAAAAGTGAAATTTTTCATGGTCACCAATCAAAacgtattttttttataggaattttcaattaacataattatctACAAAACTGCAACTAACCAACACTTACTCTCGAATGGTTTTTGCTCCTTCTTGTAGACAATATTGGACAACTATAATGAAACATGTTTATTGAGTTTGAGAGAAGAGATTCTGTTACTCGGAATTGTTCTATTGAAACCCATCGATTTTGTCGAGCTGAAAGCaaagataaaaatttgaataatcgGTTAAAGTAATTCTTGAATATGAGGgaaaaatgtaagaaaacaTAAGTTTGTTAGGGGAATGAAAAAGTGTTAGAGCTTACGACTAAAGAGCTTATCTCGGTTGTTGAAAAGGTGATTCTGCAGCGAACACTCCATTTTGATAGCTTGAAAAAAATActtcatatttttgtaatttagtaGGAGCAATATGAGCTTTGTAGATAAGATGATATGACGAGGAGCATACACCATATACGTTTAATGGGCCATTGGCAACCTAAATAGGGCTAGATGTAGTTGGCCCGAATAGCCTCTTGTAGGTTGAATGATTATCCCAATTCACAAGAAGATCATATACGTTCTTACACCATATACgttcatttcttttgtttaaatgtAGTTCATTTAGTTTAGCTATAAGCATGAATAAAAATAGTTACTAATCCTGATCAGTTTTTTACGGTATATGTTTGGatcaatttcagttttttttttccttaatttatattcttgttccaaataatttattacaattcaaaaaaaacgaattttgttttttgttgttgagttATGGAAAGTGTATTGTATCTAGTATATTAAATGATTTGAGTTATTGggatttatttgattttgacaattttagagaagttgttatgaattattgtaaattttttttaaaccccaTCATCCATTCaaagacaaataataaaatgacgTCGTTTTGTTTTGGTGTATTTATGATTAGTATAATCACGATACATTAAAGGGTCAATTTACCAACTAGCCAAATTTAcacaaataattaagaatatagcaaactattttgaaaaatgaaGTGAATAACATGAGGGGTAGGAAAAATTACTTTTCATGGTTTGGTGGCAATGGTGGCTGGAGGGTGGGTGGCCGAAGGTCAGTGGCTGGAGGTCGGTGGCCGGTGATTGGAGGTCGGCGGCCGGAGGTGGCGGCGGCCAATGATCGGAGGTGGTGGCGGCCGGTGACCGGGGGTGGTGGCAGCCGGTGACTGGAGGTGGTGGCGGCCGGTGACCGGAGGTGGTGGCAGCCGGTGACCGGAGGTGGTGGCGACTGGTGGAAGGAAGTCGGGGGCCGGAGGTGCCGGTGGCGAGAGGTGGCGGCGGACggtggccggaggtggtggCGGCTAGTGGCGGCCGATGGTCAGCGATGGTGGTGGCTGGAGGAAATCTAAATCCTAGAGGTTAGTTTACTGTTAACCTTAAGGATGAGGGTGGTAAAGAGGTTGTAACACTCGTGAACCAAAACTGTGTGTTTTaggggagggtgtcgatcgacaacaagggtggtgtcggtcgacaccattaatTTCTGGTTTGACCAGATTGACTTAATTCTCGATTTTGGttagtttggtttagggaaaaccatcaAACCAAGATATTAAGTGTTTGTCGACGAAAAGAAGGGTTTTGGCAATTCTCTTGGTCGCCGTTCTCTTttgtttgagagaaaagagagaaaaacaagtgttcttgagattttagagagattgtgagatttctggattgttcttgggagatctgagGCTGGGAAGGTGATAGAaacttgctaggagggttggttTCGTTGCTAtttgtcagaatcttcctgcaaagaggtgagtgcatgaccatggtttatctaagcctaagatttcctttgtcttgcttgtttggtgttgttagtGGTGTTTTGTTGCTTGTCTGGGTTGCTATAGGGTTCCTACGGATTCATATGGCTTTGGAATTGAGTATTGGACGGATTGGAGGTGTtaggaagcgagattcgactctcaaCTTTGAGCGAAACGTGATTGCAGAGatagtgttgatcgacaccatggtggtgtcggtcgacaccagtaagcgagcatcggtcgacactgtggggtagtgtcggtcgactcCAAGTGCCAGTGTCAGTTGACACTtagctggtgtcggtcgacaccgccCTTCCAGCGAGACTATGTGTTGCTTCCtagtttgtttgctttgtttcttgattgtttaagacattggtatctcagttgcttgtgtgtatagctcagttgatgggaggattgccttactgagtgtttataaaaNGCCGGTGACCGGGGGTGGTGGCAGCCGGTGACTGGAGGTGGTGGCGGCCGGTGACCGGAGGTGGTGGCAGCCGGTGACCGGAGGTGGTGGCGACTGGTGGAAGGAAGTCGGGGGCCGGAGGTGCCGGTGGCGAGAGGTGGCGGCGGACggtgg from the Camelina sativa cultivar DH55 chromosome 12, Cs, whole genome shotgun sequence genome contains:
- the LOC104732927 gene encoding uncharacterized protein LOC104732927, giving the protein MMGSLNMVSPPPPATRFRQRVTANGDGFPAFLPKEVQNIRDPFARALAQRIVRVPVPLQMGNFRGNVMSSCIKPLVQLHDKSPVVLLHCFDSSCLEWRRTHPLLEQACLETWAVDVLGWGFSDLQVLPPCDAATKRHHLFELWKTYIKRPMILVGPSLGATVAVDFTATYPEAVDKLVLINANAYSEGTGRLKELPISVAYAGVKLLKSFPLRLLANVLAFCSSPLSENIDWTNIGRLHCQMPWWEDAMVDFMISGGYNVASHIKLIDHKTLVVCSENDQIVSNQLSVKLLCELANAVFREVPDSGHLPHVENPKHIVKLISDFASGKIN
- the LOC104732926 gene encoding protein CHLORORESPIRATORY REDUCTION 7, chloroplastic-like; its protein translation is MKYFFQAIKMECSLQNHLFNNRDKLFSPRQNRWVSIEQFRVTESLLSNSINMFHYSCPILSTRRSKNHSRVCATRRRRVHSNSETYVLLEAGQDEQFVSEDELKAKLRGWLENWPVEFLPPDLARFDDLDDAVDFLVKAVCELEIHGEVGSVQWYQVRLE